The following proteins are co-located in the Sulfolobales archaeon genome:
- a CDS encoding DUF499 domain-containing protein, giving the protein MVLLGNNKIREDVFDESLDERLAPSLGNVILGLEPEIYTDPGRFFSITLITEQITDILSNIARVLNGEPGRKVVLLSALFGGGKTHTLITIYHALKAPNHLYTAIAENQEIQGLVRTIAERLSSISGSTDVVVIDGNTASLAPHPIAPLRIGGYTVKTLWGYIAHALGSYSSLREYDDKGVPPEIDTLVKLFSDRRVVILIDEIGAYIKSLYESADPGLKTYASAVATFMERLAKAVDVSKSVVLVVSLPVVVGGEGDIKNIERVYRSIEDILASIAKALGRVSPIYIEPVSPRNIPALLRARLFSYIDTAKASEIRSSLLNVYRNNEVFDQDLAKRVSTHIVETYPFHPLYIDTLIDILDKHEMLQKTRDLLRISRAILRSIARGGEGYELIMPWHIDLADPSLSAYLLKGFEGFRTVIENDIRDRARRYEKPLLAEIIAKALLARTFVYGGVLTPKVEVFPTQYELAVMVYEPYIFGSQGILPKDIIDAISWIKQNLVHVLEDEASKRLWFTHVVTPIKYVEDTARSIADADAVKEVVELANRLLTQEITSLKSRRGRKAERSRIFDEELSTVSYSCERLDYDNPRYILYACINIPEDIGKRVALLEEITYNTKSGGSRRYANTIYIAYPSTERFRIALEYVRKHIACKEVENRGVIDLIARDFREEERKIVVEILKGKLRDYCNNVYERALENILTMFNIVTYPTYRDGRNTVGEAVIESRETIMKSAEHALQAMQPRKVYSEMDFYTLSFLLRSIGIDLANMDAPRTVREVVEYFYSNPRLPAAPGDIIRRAIAEGVKTLDIGIACNDKIYYKVIQRCSSERDCLAIEVAEGEDISNISNDCLVLPWRIALIDQMRRLRKSQAMHGGAMVVIQHFLKIGEKLYDVEEVLSNIDKYDLGTLKNMPLVSLERRVSVTLKPDSVEIDADPGEDIERTFLLERSGPFEGEVILQIDRGHVEPERIAINNSTPRAEIRWRLKAPEEGGIISAVLKAIDISGSELASARIFIKVRKEEAKCFKGLPSPGTRIERIGLEINQLNLKPLKILSTRFGQLIVSSGRLELTLRRGDISSRVGLEIENTNIDEAVRIIQSIISTLSLGETSISLVMRLRAKEPISMPGLPEKDIDDLQPYITEICVGD; this is encoded by the coding sequence ATGGTTCTCCTAGGAAATAATAAGATCCGGGAAGATGTATTCGATGAAAGCCTCGACGAGAGGCTAGCCCCCAGCCTAGGAAACGTTATCCTGGGCCTAGAGCCTGAGATATATACCGATCCCGGGAGATTCTTCTCGATAACACTGATAACAGAGCAGATAACAGATATACTCAGCAACATAGCCAGGGTGCTCAATGGAGAGCCTGGGAGAAAGGTGGTTCTCCTAAGCGCGTTATTCGGAGGGGGCAAGACCCACACGCTCATAACCATCTACCATGCTCTGAAGGCCCCTAACCACCTCTACACAGCTATAGCTGAGAATCAAGAGATCCAGGGGCTGGTCAGAACAATAGCAGAGAGGCTGAGCAGCATATCGGGATCCACCGATGTTGTTGTTATCGATGGAAACACGGCTTCACTAGCTCCCCACCCAATAGCCCCTCTAAGGATAGGGGGCTATACGGTGAAGACCCTATGGGGATATATAGCCCATGCTCTAGGCAGCTACAGCTCTCTGAGGGAGTATGATGATAAGGGGGTACCGCCTGAGATCGATACTCTTGTTAAGCTCTTCTCGGATAGACGTGTAGTTATATTGATAGACGAGATCGGGGCGTATATTAAGTCTCTATATGAATCAGCCGATCCAGGTCTAAAGACATATGCCTCTGCGGTAGCAACGTTTATGGAGAGGCTGGCAAAGGCTGTTGATGTATCTAAAAGTGTTGTGCTAGTGGTCTCCCTGCCGGTTGTCGTGGGTGGAGAGGGTGATATCAAGAACATCGAGAGGGTATATAGATCCATAGAGGATATTCTAGCGAGCATTGCAAAGGCTCTGGGCAGGGTTTCCCCGATATATATAGAGCCTGTATCTCCAAGGAATATACCCGCCCTTCTAAGAGCAAGGCTTTTTAGCTACATCGATACTGCTAAGGCCTCGGAGATTAGATCATCGCTCCTCAATGTATATAGGAATAACGAGGTTTTTGACCAAGATCTTGCGAAGAGGGTTTCTACACATATAGTGGAGACATATCCATTCCACCCCCTCTACATAGATACGCTGATAGATATCCTGGATAAGCATGAGATGCTCCAAAAAACAAGGGATCTTCTGAGGATAAGCAGGGCGATCCTGAGATCCATTGCGAGGGGCGGAGAAGGCTATGAGCTTATAATGCCCTGGCACATAGACCTAGCAGATCCCTCGCTTAGCGCATATCTACTAAAAGGGTTTGAGGGGTTTAGAACCGTTATAGAGAACGATATAAGGGATAGGGCTAGAAGATATGAGAAACCACTCCTAGCAGAAATAATTGCTAAGGCTCTACTTGCTAGGACATTCGTCTATGGAGGGGTCTTAACACCTAAGGTAGAGGTGTTCCCAACACAGTACGAGCTCGCGGTGATGGTTTATGAGCCATATATCTTTGGATCCCAAGGGATCCTGCCAAAGGATATAATAGATGCTATAAGCTGGATCAAGCAAAACCTGGTTCATGTCCTCGAGGATGAGGCCTCTAAGAGGCTGTGGTTCACACATGTTGTGACACCTATAAAATATGTTGAGGACACAGCAAGAAGTATAGCTGATGCTGATGCTGTTAAAGAGGTTGTTGAGCTCGCTAACAGGCTTCTCACACAGGAGATCACGTCTCTTAAGAGTAGAAGGGGTAGGAAGGCGGAGCGTTCGAGGATATTCGATGAGGAGCTATCGACTGTTTCCTATAGCTGCGAGAGACTCGACTATGATAACCCAAGATATATCCTCTACGCATGTATAAACATCCCAGAGGATATTGGTAAGCGTGTCGCTCTCCTAGAGGAGATAACCTATAACACCAAGAGCGGGGGGAGTAGGAGATATGCTAACACGATATATATAGCCTACCCCTCTACGGAGAGATTTCGAATCGCCCTGGAATATGTTAGAAAACATATCGCCTGTAAAGAGGTTGAGAACAGAGGGGTTATAGATCTCATAGCCAGGGACTTCAGAGAAGAAGAGAGAAAGATCGTGGTAGAGATTTTAAAGGGTAAGTTGAGGGACTACTGCAACAACGTATATGAGAGAGCCCTTGAAAACATCTTAACAATGTTTAACATAGTTACATACCCCACTTACAGGGATGGTAGAAACACTGTTGGGGAGGCTGTTATAGAGAGTAGAGAGACTATAATGAAGAGCGCCGAACATGCTCTCCAGGCTATGCAGCCCCGCAAAGTATACTCGGAGATGGATTTCTACACCCTCTCATTTCTACTTAGAAGCATAGGTATAGATCTGGCTAATATGGATGCACCTAGAACTGTTAGAGAGGTTGTTGAGTACTTCTACTCAAACCCAAGACTACCTGCAGCACCTGGGGATATTATTAGGAGGGCTATAGCTGAGGGTGTTAAGACGCTCGATATTGGGATTGCCTGTAACGACAAGATCTACTATAAGGTTATCCAAAGATGTAGCTCTGAGAGGGATTGCCTAGCCATAGAGGTTGCTGAGGGGGAGGATATATCTAATATATCTAATGACTGCCTCGTCCTGCCATGGAGAATAGCGCTTATCGATCAGATGAGACGCCTTAGAAAGTCCCAGGCGATGCATGGTGGGGCTATGGTTGTGATCCAGCATTTCTTGAAGATCGGTGAGAAGCTCTACGATGTGGAGGAGGTATTGTCCAACATAGATAAATACGATCTCGGAACTCTGAAGAATATGCCTCTTGTCTCACTAGAGAGGAGAGTCTCTGTAACCCTAAAACCAGATTCCGTGGAGATCGATGCAGACCCTGGTGAAGATATTGAGAGGACTTTTCTACTCGAAAGATCAGGTCCGTTTGAGGGTGAGGTTATCCTCCAGATTGATAGAGGCCATGTGGAGCCTGAGAGGATAGCCATAAATAACTCTACCCCTAGAGCCGAGATCAGGTGGAGGTTAAAAGCTCCCGAAGAAGGTGGGATAATCAGCGCGGTTTTAAAGGCAATAGATATAAGCGGGTCTGAGCTGGCATCGGCAAGAATCTTTATCAAGGTTAGGAAGGAGGAGGCGAAGTGCTTCAAGGGACTCCCATCGCCTGGCACGAGGATTGAGAGGATAGGTCTAGAAATTAATCAGCTGAATCTAAAACCCCTTAAAATCCTGAGCACAAGGTTTGGACAGCTCATAGTATCTAGTGGCAGGCTTGAGCTAACCCTTAGAAGGGGCGATATATCCTCTAGGGTGGGTCTAGAGATTGAGAACACAAATATAGATGAGGCTGTTAGGATTATACAATCTATTATCTCAACTCTATCCCTGGGGGAAACATCGATAAGCCTTGTAATGAGGCTAAGGGCTAAGGAGCCTATATCAATGCCTGGACTTCCTGAGAAGGATATAGATGATCTACAGCCCTATATAACAGAGATATGCGTGGGTGACTAG